Proteins co-encoded in one Mycobacterium mantenii genomic window:
- a CDS encoding NAD-dependent epimerase/dehydratase family protein encodes MHILVTDATGALGRLVAGQLIAAGHTVTGIAELPHPCLDRNVDFVCVSLNDRVLRELTDEADAVIHLAPIDPSAPGSADMEGLARVTDAAARAGCRLLFVSQAAGRAELYRPAEDLVSSSWGPSVVVRIAPPVGRQLDWMVCRTVATLVRAKVSAQPMRVLHLDDLMRFLVLALNTDRTGVVDLASPDTINLITAWRMLRATDPRFRLHRVRSWSQLIPEMNLTAAQEDWSFNFGWHALDAVGDTARGLVGRRIDTAGAINHGGRLALPVEVLPHGRRAANGAHSAAPEGIEGEFDDQIDPRFPVFSGSALNEALPGPLTPITLDVQLSGLRTASRVLGQLLALGGAVDEEWGSRAIAVFGHRPYVGVSVNMVAAAQLPGWDQDALVRNALVGQPHIGDPLPLGEPALAGGPLGSVAKAVATGRSVALLRHLRADTRAYGAAAIAEHLDASQLALLPEAALEVRLRLLRDRIHQGWILNALWLIDAGVSAAAPVRGHAGRSVAGVGMIADSDLVAAEIAELAAALRADPPLCALAEEGNLASIRALSPDTAAAVDAAVARIGHRGPGEAELASTTFADDPTMLLTAGAAASAQSTLPVTTNDRSAANARGSRELAYDSTMRFTHELRMTLRALGSLRLEADLIDDVDDMYYLTCNELVTLPGDARLRIKRRRTERERLQVQCPPDVIDGTWAPVRRSADDSDTQRTAG; translated from the coding sequence GTGCACATCCTGGTTACCGACGCCACCGGCGCACTCGGGCGCCTGGTCGCTGGGCAGCTCATCGCTGCTGGGCACACAGTCACGGGGATTGCTGAGCTCCCGCATCCGTGCCTCGACCGCAACGTCGACTTTGTTTGCGTATCGCTGAACGACCGGGTGCTGCGGGAACTGACCGACGAAGCCGATGCGGTGATCCACCTGGCCCCCATCGACCCGTCCGCCCCCGGCAGCGCGGACATGGAAGGCCTTGCCCGGGTGACCGACGCGGCCGCCCGCGCCGGTTGCCGGCTGCTGTTCGTGTCGCAGGCCGCCGGCCGGGCCGAGCTCTATCGACCGGCCGAAGACCTGGTGTCCTCGAGTTGGGGGCCCAGCGTGGTCGTCCGGATCGCACCACCGGTCGGTCGCCAGCTTGACTGGATGGTGTGCCGTACCGTCGCCACCCTGGTGCGCGCCAAGGTTTCGGCTCAGCCCATGCGGGTGCTGCATCTCGACGATCTGATGCGCTTTTTGGTGTTGGCGCTGAACACCGACCGCACGGGTGTCGTGGACCTCGCCAGCCCGGACACCATCAACCTGATCACCGCGTGGCGGATGTTGCGAGCCACCGACCCGCGGTTCCGGCTGCACCGGGTGCGCAGCTGGTCGCAGCTCATCCCTGAGATGAATCTCACTGCGGCACAAGAGGATTGGTCCTTCAACTTCGGCTGGCACGCGCTTGACGCGGTCGGCGACACCGCTCGTGGACTGGTTGGCCGCCGAATCGACACCGCAGGCGCGATCAACCACGGCGGACGGCTCGCCTTGCCGGTCGAGGTGCTGCCACACGGCCGGCGGGCGGCGAACGGCGCGCACAGCGCCGCGCCCGAAGGCATCGAGGGCGAATTCGACGACCAGATCGATCCGCGGTTCCCGGTCTTCAGCGGCTCCGCCCTCAACGAGGCACTGCCCGGACCGCTCACCCCGATAACGCTGGACGTGCAACTGAGCGGACTGCGCACTGCCAGCCGCGTGTTGGGCCAGCTGCTCGCGCTCGGCGGCGCGGTCGACGAGGAATGGGGCAGCAGGGCCATCGCGGTGTTCGGCCATCGTCCCTACGTCGGGGTTTCGGTCAACATGGTGGCCGCCGCCCAGCTGCCCGGTTGGGACCAGGACGCCCTCGTCCGCAACGCCCTGGTCGGCCAGCCCCACATCGGGGATCCGCTGCCGCTCGGCGAGCCGGCCCTGGCGGGCGGGCCGCTCGGCTCTGTCGCCAAGGCGGTTGCCACGGGACGGTCGGTGGCCCTGCTGCGCCATCTGCGGGCCGACACCCGGGCCTACGGTGCCGCCGCTATCGCGGAGCACCTCGACGCGAGCCAGCTGGCATTGCTGCCGGAGGCCGCACTGGAAGTCCGGCTCCGGCTGTTACGCGACCGCATACATCAGGGGTGGATCCTCAACGCGCTCTGGCTGATCGACGCCGGCGTCAGCGCCGCGGCCCCGGTGCGCGGCCACGCCGGCCGCAGCGTGGCCGGGGTGGGCATGATCGCCGACAGCGACCTCGTCGCCGCGGAGATCGCCGAGTTGGCGGCGGCGCTGCGCGCCGACCCGCCGTTGTGCGCCCTGGCCGAGGAGGGCAACCTCGCCAGCATTCGCGCGTTGTCGCCGGACACCGCGGCCGCCGTGGATGCCGCCGTGGCGCGAATCGGGCATCGAGGCCCGGGGGAGGCGGAGCTGGCCAGCACGACATTCGCCGACGACCCGACCATGTTGCTGACCGCGGGCGCAGCCGCCTCGGCACAATCCACCCTGCCGGTGACGACGAACGATCGGTCCGCCGCCAACGCCCGCGGGTCGCGGGAGCTTGCCTACGACAGCACGATGCGGTTCACGCATGAGCTTCGGATGACGTTGCGCGCCTTGGGTTCTCTGCGATTGGAGGCGGACCTGATCGACGACGTCGACGACATGTACTACTTGACCTGCAACGAACTGGTCACCCTTCCGGGCGATGCGCGGCTGCGGATCAAACGGCGGCGCACCGAACGGGAGCGGTTGCAGGTGCAATGCCCGCCCGACGTCATCGACGGCACATGGGCTCCGGTCCGGCGCAGCGCTGATGACTCCGACACCCAGCGCACCGCCGGCTGA
- a CDS encoding DUF72 domain-containing protein, whose translation MTIRIGTSGWSYNHWVNVLYPAGTPSGRRLARYVEVFDTVELNGSFYRWPQDSTFTGWRRQLPEGFTMSVKAHRGLTHYRRLASPEPWIERFERCWRLLGDRHGVLLVQLHPGQQRDDARLDSFLALMPGAIRVAVELRHPSWNDPAVFELLERHRAAYVVMSGLGLECIPRATTDFVYIRMHGPDPEANYAGSYSDDDLRRWADRIAEWARDGRDVWMYFNNDLGGHAVRNALALRELLS comes from the coding sequence GTGACCATACGCATCGGCACCTCGGGGTGGTCGTACAACCACTGGGTCAATGTGCTGTACCCGGCCGGAACGCCGTCGGGGCGCCGGCTCGCCCGCTACGTCGAGGTGTTCGACACCGTCGAACTGAATGGGAGTTTTTACCGGTGGCCGCAGGATTCGACCTTCACGGGTTGGCGCCGGCAGTTGCCGGAGGGTTTCACCATGTCGGTCAAGGCGCATCGCGGATTGACGCACTACCGTCGGCTGGCCTCGCCCGAGCCGTGGATCGAGCGGTTCGAACGTTGTTGGCGTCTGCTGGGTGATCGGCACGGCGTACTACTGGTGCAATTGCATCCCGGCCAGCAGCGCGACGATGCGCGCCTGGATTCGTTCCTGGCGCTGATGCCCGGGGCGATCCGGGTGGCCGTCGAATTGCGTCACCCGTCCTGGAATGACCCCGCCGTGTTCGAATTGCTGGAACGCCACCGCGCCGCCTATGTGGTGATGAGCGGCCTGGGGCTGGAGTGCATACCCCGGGCGACGACCGACTTCGTGTACATCCGGATGCACGGCCCGGATCCCGAAGCGAACTACGCCGGTTCCTATTCCGACGACGACTTACGGCGCTGGGCCGATCGCATCGCCGAGTGGGCCCGCGACGGGAGGGACGTGTGGATGTATTTCAACAACGACCTGGGTGGCCATGCGGTCCGTAATGCGCTGGCATTGCGCGAGCTTTTGAGTTAG
- a CDS encoding NAD(P)/FAD-dependent oxidoreductase, with protein sequence MADSTSFVIVGGGLAAAKAVEALRDNNFDGHITVFADEQQLPYERPPLSKEYLAGKKSLADFTVQNADWYRDNEVDLRINTRASALDSAGHTVGLSDGTTVGYDKLLLATGSAARRPPIPGSDSGGVHYLRTYEDAVALNSALSEGTSLAVVGAGWIGLEVAAGARQRGVDVTVVEAAEQPLMAALGETVGEVFATLHREHGVDLRLETQVEEITRADGAHGSATGLRTRDGATIAADAVLVAVGAKPNTELAEQAGLSMGEGGVLVDASLRTSDPDIYAVGDIAAAEHPLFGTRIRTEHWANALKQPAVAVAGMLGRPGEYAELPYFFTDQYDLGMEYAGHAAGFARVVFRGDVAGREFVAFWLDGDDRVLAGMNVNVWDVLDDVKTLIRSRAPVDVDKLGDPQSPLADLRG encoded by the coding sequence ATGGCCGACTCGACCAGCTTCGTCATCGTCGGCGGCGGGCTCGCGGCAGCCAAAGCCGTAGAAGCATTGCGAGACAACAACTTCGATGGGCACATCACGGTGTTCGCCGACGAGCAGCAGCTGCCCTACGAGCGGCCCCCACTGTCGAAGGAGTATCTGGCCGGGAAGAAGTCGCTGGCCGATTTCACCGTGCAGAACGCCGACTGGTACCGGGACAACGAGGTCGACTTGCGGATCAACACGAGGGCGTCCGCCCTGGACTCCGCGGGCCACACGGTGGGACTGTCCGACGGCACCACCGTCGGTTACGACAAGCTGCTGCTGGCGACCGGCTCGGCCGCGCGGCGCCCGCCGATACCGGGCTCGGACTCCGGCGGGGTGCATTATCTGCGCACCTATGAAGACGCGGTGGCACTGAATTCCGCTCTGAGCGAAGGTACTTCGTTGGCCGTCGTGGGCGCCGGCTGGATCGGGCTGGAAGTGGCCGCCGGCGCCCGTCAGCGCGGCGTCGACGTCACTGTGGTCGAGGCGGCCGAACAACCGCTGATGGCGGCCCTGGGAGAAACCGTCGGCGAAGTGTTCGCCACCTTGCATCGCGAGCACGGGGTGGATTTGCGGCTCGAGACACAGGTCGAGGAGATCACCCGGGCCGACGGAGCGCACGGTTCTGCCACCGGTTTGCGGACCCGCGACGGGGCGACGATCGCGGCCGACGCCGTGCTGGTGGCCGTCGGCGCCAAGCCGAACACCGAACTCGCCGAACAGGCCGGGCTGTCCATGGGTGAGGGCGGTGTGCTGGTCGATGCCTCGTTGCGCACCAGCGACCCCGACATCTATGCCGTCGGCGACATCGCCGCGGCCGAACACCCGCTCTTCGGCACCCGGATCCGCACCGAGCACTGGGCCAATGCGCTCAAGCAACCCGCGGTCGCGGTGGCGGGGATGCTCGGCAGGCCAGGCGAATACGCCGAGCTTCCCTATTTCTTCACCGACCAATACGACCTTGGCATGGAATACGCCGGGCACGCGGCCGGCTTCGCGCGCGTGGTGTTCCGCGGCGATGTCGCCGGCCGCGAATTCGTCGCGTTCTGGCTCGACGGCGATGACCGGGTGCTGGCCGGCATGAACGTCAATGTCTGGGATGTGCTCGACGACGTCAAAACACTGATCCGGTCCCGGGCCCCGGTCGACGTCGACAAGCTGGGCGATCCACAGTCACCGCTGGCCGATCTGCGCGGGTGA